The Primulina huaijiensis isolate GDHJ02 chromosome 10, ASM1229523v2, whole genome shotgun sequence region TGGCTTTTTGTGTGCGGTGCTAGGCATGGAATACTCAAACTTCTGCAGAGCTCAGTTTAAATGGACCAGTTGGCCAAGTCTATTCCCTTGTCGTTGGCTATGAGTTTCTCTTTGCTGGTACACAGGTATTTTAGCCTATTTTTGGGATAACAATATCTATTGCTTTAATTGTCCGCTATGAATACGCATGCTATGTTGCTTTTGATGTGTTAATGAATTGTCTGCAGCTTTTTTGTTATCCATGCCCAAATATTGTCTCCTGATTTGAATTGTTAGAGGGATGAGCTATGACAACACGCATGAACTGAAAGTGATTTATTGCTCCTTACAGTCATAGATGGGGATCCTCTTCCGTACACCACTAGACCCAATTAATCTGATTGTGCTTATCTACTGCAGGATGGGGCAATATTGGCATGGAAATTCAATGTAGCTGCCAACTGCTTTGAACCAGCAGCATTTCTCAAGGACCACACTCGTGCAGTTGTGTCGCTAGTTGTTGGAGGTAACAGAATGTACTCTGGTTCCATGGACCAATCTATCAAAGTGAGTTAACCTCCCGAGACACGTTCATTAAGTTTATTTGCTACAAAATTTCCTGATAAATTTTGTCCTTAAAATCTTGCTGTACTGTGTCTGTGTGTGTCGGTCTTATTTTATGAGTGTTATATCTTATATGCTTTATGTTCAGGTATGGAGCCTGGAAACTTTACAGTGCCTACAGACTTTAACAGGGCATTCAGATGTTGTGATGTCCGTTTTATGCTGGGATCAATTTCTTTTGTCAGCTTCATTGGACAAAACTGTCAAGGTTTGTATTCTTCCAAAAATTTGATGCTCCTCCCATCTGTATCATCTGACTTAGAAATATATCTGTAATTGATAATTGACTTGTCTTTTTGTTGATTTCCCTACTTTGCCTAGGTTTGGGCTGCAACAGAGACTGGGAATTTGGATGTAACATACACCCATACAGAGGAATATGTATGTTTTTATTTGTTGTTTACacttcttttcttcttcttctgaatGGAATCATTATGTGAGGACAACTGCGACCTCATCTTTATGTTAACCTATTActttactatattattaaggaAGAGCACCACATAATAATCATCTTGGTCTCTTGGTGTGTTTTTATGTATTCTTCCTATAGCCacctttaatatttttatttttattccaactTTTCAAAACActtcatttaattaaaacatacccATATTAgtttttaatgtttaaaatacGTCATGATGATATTACTGAGGAACGTCTTCCAACTCGGGCCTATATGACCGATCAATAGAAACAGGATGTATTGAACTCATAATTCAATAGATACTTTTTATGAATGTCAACTAAGTATCGTAAGTAAATTGTTCCAGGttgttcaatcatttgataACCAGAGTCATTCTTTGATAAATGATCACTATGAGTCAGATTCAATAGAATTTGATCAATCCTTTTTTCTACCGTTAAGGCGGAGAACTGAACCAAGAATTCTCTTTCTTCATCATCAATCGAATCACTAATAAAAAACATGtaatgattatatatttatatcatattattatgaaaaaacataaaataaaactcaaaacgaaaaattagataaagaaaaattattttatatcaaatttaaaatatatgcatccATCGCCTGCCAAAATGCTAGCATGTATCATAAGTTGGTCAGAAGAAAGCTATAAATTGTCTTATCTTGTAATTTTTGGAATTATTATTCATCAGTTAATCTTGTTAACAACGCTTGAAAAATACCTGGTTTTTTAACTGCAGTAGTTTTCTGCAGGGTTTACTCACACACTGTGGGATGCATGATTCAGAAGGCAAGCCAGTGTTGATGTGCTCTTGCAATGATAATTCCATCCGAGTTTATGATTTACCATCGTGAGTCCCATATGCTGATACCTGTCTCTTGTTACATGATGATCCAGGCTTTGATTTCGTGTGATCACCCTGAATTCTAGTTGACCCCAACTCTACTCTAAGAACTGAGGCTTGGATAAACAATAATGAATATTATCCTGGTTGTTTTTCTGTACTAGATTTTCCGAGAGAGGGAAGATCTATTCCCAGAAAGAGGTTCGCTCCATTCAAATTGGTCCTGGTGGTTTATTTTTCGTCGGAGATGGATCCGGCCTGGTGCGAGTATGGAAGTGGTCTACTGAACCAGCTGCAGCATCATGATATGCAAATGATTAACCATACATCGAGTCTCTTTAATGTTGTCTCGGTGTCTTAATTTTTCCGCTGTACAAGTTGAAGAAAACAAACGCCAGATGAGAGGATTGCTGTTTCCATTTTCCATTTTTATCCATTTTTTTGGTCCTTATTGGTAGTTTGATTAGAGGACGGTTGAGTAATCTGGATGTTGCCTTAATGTAAGGTGAATATAGAAGATGTGATTGGTCTTATTcaggcttatgaatttgagccATTGTAATTGTTAGTCATGAATAATTGATGCTTTCCTCGTCTTAATTTGTCTTCCTTATCATAATACCAATGTTGGATGATACTAGGTGAAAAGAAAACTAGGACAACATTAAATTCCGCATGATCTGCGGAAGCATGGGCAAAGGCATGGTTGacaagagtaggtcttttgtgagacggtctcacgaatctttatctgtgagatgggttaatcttaccgatattcacaataaaaagtaatactcttagtataaaaagtaatactttttcatggatgactcaaataagaaatctgtctcataaaatacaacatgtgagaccgtctcacataagtttttgtcgaTTGACAATAACCATTTTTCTCGATTTTTAAATAAACTTTAtatctaaatataaattttatctcGAAAAAAGTATTCtaggtaaaaaaaaatgattgtcATTCtttaagcaaaaacttgtgtgagacggtctcacgggtcgtattttgtgagacatatatcttatttgggtcatctatcaaaaaatatttctttttatgctaaggtACTGTTTGGTTCAAATACTTGTAAGTACTAATATAAATAGTCCTATCATATCACTTGTTTTGTACAAGTATTATTTATCTCgatcaatcaaaatattaattatttatttcacatcaatcaaattcgtaataatttgtctcatatcaatcaaatcaataatataaaattacgatattacccttaataaataatattatcaatattctattaatattttcaagaatgacaaaatgataatatcatattatctcaaatttaatcaatcaaatcaattaaatcaaacactatattaattatcattttctatttattttattattacaaaatattgcTTATCTCCATACTATATATTTCATACCATGAACCAAACGATacctaagagtattattttttattgtgaatatcggtagagttgactcgtgtcacagataaaaattcatgatatcatctcacaagagacctactctattatTTAAACTGCCCACTGGCAATTGGCAAAACCTAGCCATTTATGTGtgtaaaaatgaaaaatcacaTGGATATTTTCGACAGTACTTTATTTATATGACATATGGAAAAGTAACTTCTTAACTTAATATTACTCATCATATAACCTCCACTTAATTCTCATGACTTAAATGTTATATAACagtatttacattttttttatggtaCAAGGATGATATTGTTCCAAATTTTcgtaatttatatatattcaatgAAATAAAACGTGAGGCACATAATTTTCGCAGTATCACACAAAATgaactatttatttaaaaaaaaaaaattcatatttaaacTCCTATAAATTAATTGTGTGTTTAAAATAATACAGTGATAGAGAAAATCATCAAATATGTTAGCAGGACTAATTTTTAtagtttaaataatataaaactaaGTATTCCAAAAGATTCTAAAAATAAAGTGAAAAACATAGTCAAAAATAATTTGTGCAACATAAAATATAGATTATTCGCACGTGCTATATGCTAGTACGACGAAATTAAAAGGGGAGAAAGTTTAGTTTTTTTGTTCTCTTATTGCACCATTTTTACACAACTTTCTACAGATTAAACATGACCTTGATAGCATTACCCCCACGTGCACTCGTTTCGAAGGCGTCTTCAACCTCCTTCTGAGAAAATCCGAACCTGTGGGTGATCAATGGCTTCACGTCTATCTTTCCGCTCCTCAGAAACTCTATGCACATGGGCCATGTGTTCTTGTACCGAAATATTCCCACCACGTCGATCTCCCTGTAAATTTTAAACTTGACTACATCAATTATCCTATGCGCCTCAACAAGAAagataaaatgaaaagaaatgatAGATAGATGCATTATTTTGAGGATAAAAGGGATCTGTTATTAGATACCTTACAGCAGCGGGGGCGAGGGGGATAGTCATCTCAGAGTGCCCCATTCCCACAAGGCAAACTTTGCCACCTGATGAAGTGGCACCTAATGCAGTCGACATGGTTTTGGTGAATCCTGCACAGTCAAGAGTAATGTCGATTTCTGCTCCCATTGCTTTCTTGATTTGTTCAACTTCTGCTGATACAGCCTGTTTAAAATTAGCTGTCACATGTTATCACGATAGAATGTATGAATAGGGTCACACGTCTGCTAATGTACCAAAATCTAGATGTAACAAATGTatactcaaatcttttaaatcataaaacttaTCGAGCATTCATGTTTCTACCATTGTCACACAAAAACAACACAAGTGGGAAGAGGTAATTGCCACTGAACATTATGCAACTGACATTTTTCAAGAATAACCTGAATAAACGAAATTCATTTGCAAAACAGCGAGAGATACTAACATTCATGTTAGTTGAAACTTTGACAGTTTCATCAGCTCCAAGCTCCTTCGCAACAGATAGTCGATGATCATCGACATCTACAATGACAATTCTTGGAGATCCAAAAGCACGTGCCGTAAGCAATGCTACGAGTCCTATTGGTCCTGCACCCATCACCAGCACTTTGGTCTTGGGACCAACATTGGCACGACGGCATGCGTGAACCCCAACACTCAACGGCTCACACATTGCTCCCTCCTCCAGACTCACATTATCAGGGAGTTTAAAACATAAGTCTGCAGGATGCACAATCTGCAGTTGTGTCAAAACACAAAGATTAATATCATCACTCCACCGTTTCAGAGCGAATTCGAACAAAAAGATAGCAGAAAGCTTAATTCAATGTTTTATTTGCAACAGATTATTTGATACTATATATAGGACAAATCCCTTGTCACAGTAACAAGGGCTGCAGATTGCAATAACGGTGCaatgcaaaaaaaatttaaatcataatgGTCTAATACATAAACAGTcaccaaaagaaaaaaagaacatGGACAATTATTACTCCCGGATACTGTATATTAAATTGGAAAGAATAAAATGGAAGCAACTTTATACAAAACCATAACTTTCAACACACCTGATTTGCAAGGGAGCCATGAACAGGGGGAGTAGCGAAAAACTTCATCTCGGGGCATAGATTATACCGGCCTTCCTTACAAAGATTACACCGCCAACAACTGATCCCTGGTTCGACCGCCACACGGTCACCGGCAACTAAATGCTTCACCTCAGTCCCAACTTCCTCAATAATACCAGCACACTCATGCCCAATTACCATTGGCTCTTTCACAACAAAATCTGCTAATTTCATCTCCTACAATATGAGAAAGCAATGACCTTTAAGATTGTTCAAACAATTTAAtgaattcataaataaaatctGATTCCCCGTCAATCCGAGCATCACAAAGACGAGATATCCACACATCAAAAAGCCAAAAGACTATGTTCAAGTCACATACACAGGCAGACCCCAAGAATAACATATCTAGGTGAAattcaatataatatatattacatgTGTGTAGTGAccgaaaaattatatttttccagAATAGGGAAAGGGTTTCACCTTGAGATAATGAACATCACTTCCGCAGATACCCACAGCTTTCATTCTAATTCTAACATCATGAGGACCTACGAACAAACAAGAACAGACAGATTGAAACACGTAATCAAATAGTATATGCATACATACTCACGGGAATTCCCCAAtcataaaactgaaatttcaaacaGAACAAACAGAAAAAAAAGATCAGTGAATACTAAAATACCAAGAGGTGGAAGCTTAAAAGGTAGAATCTTGAGATTGTTAACACCAAGAAGCCATGCTGCCATGTTCTCTTCTTCACCATTTTCACGAGACATCCCACCTTTGCCCATTTCTGATATCTGCCTCTGTTCGGATGAATGAAGATACAACAAAATTTAGTGcaatatttattgaatttatctttaaataataaaagaaagatGGATTCTTTACCCGGTCGTCACTCACTGCCAGCTTTCATGTCGTTTGTGCGCTGTTCGTTTTCagcatttatatattataaatatgacgATAACAATGGTAGAAGATATCTATAATTTTGAGTCACACATTACTCATGTAAAACCAAACATCTGCCTTTCATTAAATCAAACATTTTCATCTCAATTTGTGCATCCGGATACGCCACGTGtttgtataatttatttaatttatattaaataaaaaacggTGATACTTAAATGAGCAAGTCTATTGTGAGATgttctcacgaatatttatctgtgagacggatcaatcctaccgatattcacaataaaaagtaatacttttaacataaaaagtaatattttttcatggatgacccaaataagagatctgtctcacaaaatacgacccgtgagaccgtcttacacaagtttttgcttactTAAACAAAAGtgatatcataatataaaaatcaatgagaaattaaattataatttaaaaataataaaaaagaatgaCATAACATCATATAATGACAAATATTTGTCTctattacaaatatttttgataaataGTAATAGATGATGAGGAAACAACCCCAttcatgtaataataataataataataataataataataataatttcactTTTGAAGGCACCAAATTCAAGTGTGTTACTCTCttatgaaaatatattgatatatttattatccttttattttaaataaattattggcATCAGGATTGTACAAGTTACTGAAAAGAGTAACAGATGCACTCTATTGACTTCGTGAAATTTGAATGATGTTCAAAAGAATTGTTTTCAGAGTATCCTATTGGTAAACCGAAAgaaaaacatcaaaataaattgtccTCGCCAGCAAATTATAGATGGAGATTACATCTTCCGAGTACAAAAAAAAGATTTAACACATACGTCATTATCATAAATCCAGGGACACAGACATAGAAAGAACTTCCACAAGAGTAATCCTGTACTTGCTAGCTTATTTTTGTTACGCCCCATCATGAAGGCAAAGTGTGCAGAATCCAAAGAACTCCAGTGCCCACACGTATTCAGTGTTAGATTCAAGTACACCATATTGAGATataaacatgaaaataaaaaaaattaaacaccGAAATTTAAGTataaaacttctaaaaattatttgggtaaaaacaaatgaaaagaattataatataatattttatgatgtacAATCATTGAAAAACACTCTCTTAATATAAGATAACAAAATACCTCACAAATGTTATAGAATAACAGATGAGAGAAGAACTCGATAATGAGATGATAAGAAACGAGAGAGCTCTATTTAATGTGAAATGCATTTCACAAGTTTCACATTAATTGAAACGCAGTTCCTTCATCAGCTTTTCCCCCAACCACTCAATAATTGCCGACAAGCGGTCGTGCAACATCTCAAGACTCTAGACTCTGTATAAATGCATGCGCAGCTAATGAAAAGACACTTAATTTTGCATGTTCATCTCCCTGCCTTCAACAGCACTTGCTCCTCATCATGCTGTTTTGCTTTGGGGAGGTCACCCAATTCGAGCTAGCAGAATGAGTTATTCCTGAACCCCATGATTGGAGGCGATATGGGCCTCTTCCTAGTGCTGTATACAGCATGGTGGCACTCATTCATGATCTTGACTTTCTTGCTGTCGACTAGACAAACCTGAAGTCTAAGCTGTTAGTTTGGTTCATATTGTCCATCACCTGACTGAACTGCATTTCTGTTTATCCAGATAACTTTTCGAGAGCATGCCAATTCATTGGTCTTTCAATTGAAGAATATAAGAACCAAGAAAACAATCACTCCAGCATCTTCATAAACTTGCATTCTGAAGCTGCATGTGGAAACTTTTTTCCTATTTGATATCTGAACGACCATAGAATTTTCTTTGATTATGAAAGTTTACAAAACGTCCAATTTTCAAACAAGTTGCACCTGCTCCAGGTTCCTACAACCCATATCATGTCATGGACAGATGAAATCCAATAAGAACAGCAACAGCATAGAAGATAAACTTCAAAAGTTACCTATAATGTTTCAGAAAGAATCAAAATTAAGCATCATGTTGCTTTGCTTTCTTTTGGAAGCACTGGAGTCCGACAAGAGAATCTTGAATAAAGACCACAAGTGGTAAGAAATCAATGAAGCTTGCCAGAGAAATCACAATCAAGCACAAAAATCACAAGATTGGTTATTTTAACTCATAAGACCTCCAGCCAAAGTCAGTTGATTTTGTTCAGTTATGAGGTAACAGACTTGATGAAGCTCCAAACTGAAtccagggatgttatcttcttAAAATTCACGAGAGAGCATGAATCAAGTCCTGTCCTCTCCGTGAAGAAATGAAATTCCCAATCTGTTTGACAGAGAACGGCACTGTACTTTCTATCATTAGTATGGAATAATACCATCTCTATAGTTGTCAAAATAGACTAAGCCCGACCCGCCACATAAAATAGGTGGGTTGAGTTGACATTGTCCCGCAATGCCAAATCTAACACAAAATTGGCTAGACCCGCCCCGTTTTGACATGTATACCCATATCTCTGCATTGCATATCAATTTGATTAGAGCACACAGTTCGTACCATTACTAGGATCCAATTCTAAAAGTTTGCCAAACGCAATCTTAGCTATAGCAAAATTTTCATGTAATTTGCTAGCATAGAAGAGTATCCTCCATATGACAATATCTGGAACAATAGGCATATgctttataaattcatatgcccGAGGAACGTTACCAGCACGACAAAAAAGATCTACCACACATCCATAGTGCCGAATTTCTGGAACTAATCCATAATCTTCTCGCATACTACAGAAGCATTCAAATCCTTTCTCCACCAAACCGGCATGAATGCAAGCTTGCAATACACCAATAAAGGTTCCATGAATGGGCCTTATGCCATCACCTAACATTTGCTGGAAAAAGTCAAGAGATTTGTCAGAATCTCCACTCATTGCTAGGCCACAGATGACTGAAGTCCATGAAATGGAATCCTTTTCTTTCATTTTGTGAAATACGGTCAATGCCTTGTCGATAGATTTACACTTACAATACATATCTATTAAAGCATTCTCGACAAAAGTATCTAAATTTGTACCACTTTTGCAAATAAAATCGTGCACTGCACTACCCACATCTACTCTTCTTAAATGACCACAGGCAGAGAGCACACTAGTTACCGCAATTTTATCAGGCTTGATATTGGCCGCCATCATTCCATGGAAATGCCATATAGCATCATCGAATTGGTTAGCCTGAGCATATGCCGTGATCATAGAAGTCCAAGAAATGGCATCCTTTTCTGGCATCtcatcaaaaagttttttcGCTGCAACTAAATCTCCAGATTTGGCAGCCCCTATAATCATGGCATTCCAAGAAACATCATTCCTCTCCGTCATCCTATCAAAGAAACCTCGAGCCACTGCAATCGAGCCACGCCTCCCATACACGTCAATCAATGTATTGCACAAAAACACACTGATTTTAACACAATTATCCTCAATATACTCCACCATAGAATCCACAAGTTTCCACTCGCCTAAATAACTACAAGCTAATACAACTTTCACCATAGTGACCTCATCACCCTTGACATTTCCCCTTTTCATAGCGTCAAAAAGGTCTAAAACCTCCTTATAATCACCACATCGACTATACCCGCAAATCAATGAGTTCCAAGAGACCAAGTCCTTTACACTCATTTCATCGAACACTTCTCTTGAAATTCTCAAATCCCCACAACAACCATACATATGAATCAAAGCGTTACACACATAAAGATATGACCCGAACCCAAGTTtcaaaacatgaacatgaattcTTTTTCCATATAAAACATCAGAAAGTCTACCACACGCTTTACACGCGAATATAAAAGTGAGATTATCCCCAAGCACTCCCGACCCGCGCATTTCATCGAACATATCAAGGGCACTTTCAGGACTTTCGCTTTGAAAAAACCCACGAATCATGTGATTCCAAATGGGCAATGTGGGCCGCTCAACATCGATAAAAGCAAAACGAGCTTTGTCCATAGATGCTTCGGTGAGAGCATAATGTCTGATGATTTTCGACATGGCGTTCGAGTCTCCGGACTGGTGGGTTCTGAAGCAGTGGGCATGGCGCTCCTTGATGGATTGGTCACCGCACACTAATGGAGCAGATTTGAGGATTCTTGAGAAGTGGCGAGAAATGGATCCGCCGAGTTTCATAAGTGAAGGGGAAACAGTTCGAACATCTACGGCTACCTTCCTTATGGCTCCAAGGAAAAAAAGTtcgatgaaaaaaattaattgagctgcacattttgaatatttatactttattttatatCTACTTATATGAAAATCTGAATAAGTTGTAATGGGTCAATTTTGGTACGATTGCAGATCAAGTAGAATACACGTGCCTTACCTTGCTTTCTCCAACACAGCAAGAGTTTGTGCTGTCAAAAAAGGGCGCTTGTGCTGGAGTTACAACATTCAGTTTTCTCTTTTTCTTCGACTCCATCTGCATGTCATCCTTCTCTCTCAATCGTTCTGCACTTGCTCTTCCACACCGACACTGCCTCCGGAAGCAGCTCACGATGTCAGCATACACGCACGCACCAAACTCGTTTGAATTACCAGTGTTTGGCCGCGAGAACATATGTTGTGATGGGCCAGTTTTGGTACGGTTGCAGGTCAAGTAAAATACACATGCTCTACATTGCTTTCTCCAACGCTGTAAGAGTTTGTGATGTCAAAAAGGACACTTGTACAGAACCATTCGGTTTTCTccttttcttcatttcttcGACTCCATATGCATGTCATCTTTCTCTCTCAATCGTTCCACGCTTGCTCTTCCACACCGACGCTGCCTCCAGAAACAGCTCACGACGTCAGCATACACGCACGCACCAAACTCGCTGTGAATTTCTTTTACTTATATGATACTGAACTTTGCTTTCTTCTTACTGCGAGCTCCAAACAACTTATATTCGTAtactttaatttcttttattaacCCTTCATTGTAGTAATCTATTCGGCTGTCTTACGATTAAATTTACTCTcatgtttaaatatcttaaaaaatTGAGATTACCGAATTCATAAATATGTCGAttaattcttaaattaaaacCTTATATATGTTGATATCCTTTTCTTATTAACATgcttttaaaattcttttattaAACTAAGGTTTTAAGTTCTCTTACAGATTGTTTAAGGGATCATATTACAATTAATACTTAAGTAAAAGTTACCAAATTCATAAATCCACCAACATCAATAATGTTATCAAGTGTAAAATCCTTTTGAGcgttaccatgaattaaatataGATACTCTATTTTCAAATCTAGAATACCATATTTATGGAGTAGATATCTGATTAGATTTTAAGatgaacatatattttatgTCCAATTTAAGACAGATTGTTAAACTTCTTCCATTTTAACCCCTACTCAATCTTTTTCCTAGTTATTTTCACTTTTATAAGTTTCTTCTACTTTCgtgttttgtattttttaagcaCAATTCCAACCTAAAATAATAATCgtaaaactaaaaatataaaataaaataaaaaatcattgtAAACAAAAGACATATGACTTTAACCAAGAAATAAgaatattcaaatcattttctCTTTGGTTCGTTAAATCAGTTTTTAAATAGGAGCAATAAATCTTTTATACATTACAATATTCACATACAACTCTAACAAGATTAAACtgtcaaaatttacaaattattaaatttataaatttctaCATATAACATATCGTCTTATACCCAAACATATCACACATAAATAAACCCATTTACCTTGTTTTTTTAATAGATTACAATACTCActtcatttttctcatatttaACATAGACATTAGTTATTTCCcaatttttgtttctttaaCATTTATACCtgtcaaaattaattttgattaataCCTTAAAACTTGAAGTATTTATTGTTAGGTATAtcaattaattatgaaaaaatcaataattgttttttagttcatatttaattatttaatacacattaacaaaaattaaattattaaaaaagacCTACACAAATATGAACACATATTAAGTTCCTCTTGAAAAAGATATAAATGATCATATATTGGACTAACCTGAGTAAAATACCTCAAGAATTGAGATATCCTTACATAGTAAAAAGAATGATTATATATGCAAATAACATCAGTACATTACCGTATTATAATCAGGTGTGTAAATAGACCGAGACGGCTCACGAGCTTCTCAAACcaactcaaaatttttttgattCGTATTATTAATTGTCGAATTCAAGCTAAACTCAAGCATGCttgcattttttaaaaatcgaatTCAACCACAAATTATATTGTTCGATAGTTCGCAAACCCCTCatgagttttaatattttattaagataatataaatattaaata contains the following coding sequences:
- the LOC140986825 gene encoding zinc finger CCCH domain-containing protein 48-like; amino-acid sequence: MDVDGGRRVFNRLGPSSSSDGGINNKQQKVCFFWRQGKCTKFPCPYLHSELPAASNGKRTAHQGFGTDDKYRAGGGLRRSGNNNYFNNYSNAWGREQSRQPATEDRTTVKKIDKLCNNWKAQGSCRYGDTCKYLHQWSTGDCFSLLTPLEGHREVVTGIALPSGSDKLYTGSQDETVRVWDCQSGQLAGVVNLGGAVGCMLSEGPWVFVGLTNLVKAWNTQTSAELSLNGPVGQVYSLVVGYEFLFAGTQDGAILAWKFNVAANCFEPAAFLKDHTRAVVSLVVGGNRMYSGSMDQSIKVWSLETLQCLQTLTGHSDVVMSVLCWDQFLLSASLDKTVKVWAATETGNLDVTYTHTEEYGLLTHCGMHDSEGKPVLMCSCNDNSIRVYDLPSFSERGKIYSQKEVRSIQIGPGGLFFVGDGSGLVRVWKWSTEPAAAS
- the LOC140986987 gene encoding sorbitol dehydrogenase is translated as MGKGGMSRENGEEENMAAWLLGVNNLKILPFKLPPLGPHDVRIRMKAVGICGSDVHYLKEMKLADFVVKEPMVIGHECAGIIEEVGTEVKHLVAGDRVAVEPGISCWRCNLCKEGRYNLCPEMKFFATPPVHGSLANQIVHPADLCFKLPDNVSLEEGAMCEPLSVGVHACRRANVGPKTKVLVMGAGPIGLVALLTARAFGSPRIVIVDVDDHRLSVAKELGADETVKVSTNMNAVSAEVEQIKKAMGAEIDITLDCAGFTKTMSTALGATSSGGKVCLVGMGHSEMTIPLAPAAVREIDVVGIFRYKNTWPMCIEFLRSGKIDVKPLITHRFGFSQKEVEDAFETSARGGNAIKVMFNL
- the LOC140986956 gene encoding pentatricopeptide repeat-containing protein At2g22410, mitochondrial-like; amino-acid sequence: MKLGGSISRHFSRILKSAPLVCGDQSIKERHAHCFRTHQSGDSNAMSKIIRHYALTEASMDKARFAFIDVERPTLPIWNHMIRGFFQSESPESALDMFDEMRGSGVLGDNLTFIFACKACGRLSDVLYGKRIHVHVLKLGFGSYLYVCNALIHMYGCCGDLRISREVFDEMSVKDLVSWNSLICGYSRCGDYKEVLDLFDAMKRGNVKGDEVTMVKVVLACSYLGEWKLVDSMVEYIEDNCVKISVFLCNTLIDVYGRRGSIAVARGFFDRMTERNDVSWNAMIIGAAKSGDLVAAKKLFDEMPEKDAISWTSMITAYAQANQFDDAIWHFHGMMAANIKPDKIAVTSVLSACGHLRRVDVGSAVHDFICKSGTNLDTFVENALIDMYCKCKSIDKALTVFHKMKEKDSISWTSVICGLAMSGDSDKSLDFFQQMLGDGIRPIHGTFIGVLQACIHAGLVEKGFECFCSMREDYGLVPEIRHYGCVVDLFCRAGNVPRAYEFIKHMPIVPDIVIWRILFYASKLHENFAIAKIAFGKLLELDPSNGTNCVL